The genomic segment CCGTCCCTCTGTGAAGCCGTCGAGCGGGGTGAGGTACTCGGTGAGGGCTTTGTAGACGATGCGGTCGGTGAGATCGGGGCCCAGGTCCTCGCGGGCGTCCCAGAGCGCGCCGCCGAAGATGGTCGAGTTCTGGTGGACGCCGCCATTGTCGTTGATGAAGTCGAAACCGATGAACGACCTGGTCGTGGTCCGCCCGTCGTTGAGGTCACGCAACGCGCACTCGCGCGGGGCCTTCGTCCGGCAGAGCCGCTCGCCGACGAGTCCCGAGTCGGGGTCCGTCGCCGAGGTGCCGTGCACCTTCGCCTCGATGGTGTTACCGAAGTAGTCCGCGATGGCCTCGTTCATGGCGCCCGACTGGCCCGCGTAGACGAGTCTCGCGGAGCGTTCGATCACGCCGTGCGTCATCTCGTGACCAGCCACGTCCACGGCTGCGGACAGCGGGCGGTACTCCTCGTCACCGATGCCGTACACCATCTTCTGCCCGTCCCAGAAGGCATTGACGTACGTACCCGAGTAACCGGTTACGCCCACGAGGGAGTTGATGCTCGTGCCGTGGCCGTCGAGGCTGTTGCGCCCGTGCTCGTCCCTGAAGTAGTCGTACACCTGCCCGGCCGCCCAGTGCGCGTCCACGGCGCCCGCATCGGTGGCCTCGGCGCCGAACGCGGGGGTCGGCGAACCGAACTCCTTGATGCCGTCCGGCCACCCGCCGGACACGTCACCGACCAGCTTGCCGCGGGCGTCCCAGGTGGAAAGAACCTTGGTCGTGTACTCGTCGGCGGGGATGCGGGTGCGATCGCGCAACACGTACAGACCGCTGCTCGCGTCCTGCTCGACCTCAAGGGCGACGGATGTGCCGTCCAGCTTGACGCCGGTGCCCTGCTCGGCGACCGGCGTCCGCTGCCGGACGCTGGATGCGGCGGGCTTCCCGGCCGCTGTACGGGACTTCCCCGCAGAAGTGACGGGCGTGCCGAACGTCTGGATTCCGCTGTACTGGAAAACCGGGTATCCGGCGTGGGCGTCGATGTAGATCTCGCGCACGACGGGTTCCCCGCTCGCGGGGTCCGTGCCGTGCACGGTGATGTGGTGGGTGAGGACGCCCGGGCCTCTGGGCAGGACGACGAGTCCACGGGCGATGCCCTTGAGCGGGGGCGTGTCCTCCTCCGTCCCACCCCGGGACGATGTCCAGTTCTGCCTGTTGAGCTCCGCGAGCACGGCCTCGACGGCGCGTTCGACGGCGAGTGTTTCGGTGACCTCGGCGGTGGTGTCGGTGTGCAGTGCGGTGAAGTATTTGCCGGAGGTGCCGGTGACGGTGCGTGTGCCGTCCTTGTTCTGCATGCGGACGATGTATTCGCCGCCGAGGACGGGTATGCCGTGGTGTTTCTGTTGCAGGCGTACGGTTTCGTGGCCGTCGGTGACGGTGGTTCCGGCGGGTGTCAGGTCGCGTGGGGCGTTGGTGATCCGGTATCGGTCCTGTTTGGCGTTGAGGTAGGTGCGGGCGGCGTTTTCGGGGGTTGCGGCGGCCGGGGCCTGCTCCCGGATGCCCTGGACCAGCGCGGGTGTGTCGGTCCGCTGTCCCTGGACCACTTCTCCGGGGCTCGGCGGTAAGGGAGTTGGCACTGTGGCGGCGTCGGCGGGCAGAGCTGATACGACGAGTGCGGCGGCGCTGATCAGCGCCGCCGCACCCGATATGCCACTCAGCCGCGCTCTGCGGCCTCTCGCTCTTCTTGACTGCCGGGGATGACGCATCGTTTCCCGACCTCCTTGTCGGTGGTGCCGGCGGCGGAGCGCCGTCGGCAGGGGCCATGGAAGCGGTGATGCACCGCTCCGTTCAATGGGGGCCGGACGCCCACTGATGACTTCCGGCCACTCCTGCCCCACCGCTTCCGCGCCCTACCGCTCCACCCGGTGGAGCAGCGCCACCGGACGGTCGGCGAACAGCTCCGCCACCGCGACCGATTCCCCGGCGAACTCCCGCCCCGGAGACAGCAGATCGGTCCATGGTCCGGCGTCCGGCAGCGTCAGCGCCGTATCGCGCCAGCCGCCCGCCTCCGCCAGCCGCAGCGACAGCCGGGTCACCGCCGTGACCACCGCGCCCGAGCGGCAGAAGGCCAGACAGTGCGCGGCGGCCGGACCGTGCGCGGTCAGCGGGGTGTACGCCCCCGACTCGCCGAACACCTCCGGCCGCTCCCGGCGCAGCCGCAACGCGGCCACCGTCACCGCGGCCTTCTCGTCGGGCGGCTCTTCCCCGTCCGGTACGCGCAACGGCCGCCGGTTGTCCGGGTCGACCAGCGCCACGTACTCCCGTTCCGTCCCCTGGTAGAGATCGGGCACGCCCGGCATCGTCAGATGGGTCAGCGCCGCGCCCAGCACATTGGCCCGGACGAACGGCGCCAACCCGTCCGCGAACCGCTCGGCCGCTTCCCGTACCGGCCCCGTGACGGCGGCCGGGCCCGCCGCGACGAAGTCCGTCACCGCGCGCTCGTACCCCGGATCGCGCTCGGTCCACCCGGTGAACAGGCCCGCCTCCCGCACCGCCTTCAGCAGCGCCGCGCCCAGCCGGCCGGCGAGCTCACCGGCCGGAACGCCCGAACAGCCGAAGGCGGTCTGCCACGCCTCCCAGGCCAGTCGGCGGTCCGGGGCCGCGACCGGGGCCGCCCGCTCCAGCGTCGCCACCTGCTCCGCCCAGCGGCCGGGACACTCGGACAGCGCCGCGATCCGGGCCCGTACCTCCGCGCTGCGCTTGGTGTCGTGCGTGCTCAGCACCGTCCCGGTGGCCGGCCAGTCGCGGGCGATCCGGGCGCAGAACGCGTGGAAGTCCACGGGATC from the Streptomyces sp. AM 4-1-1 genome contains:
- a CDS encoding M4 family metallopeptidase, which gives rise to MRHPRQSRRARGRRARLSGISGAAALISAAALVVSALPADAATVPTPLPPSPGEVVQGQRTDTPALVQGIREQAPAAATPENAARTYLNAKQDRYRITNAPRDLTPAGTTVTDGHETVRLQQKHHGIPVLGGEYIVRMQNKDGTRTVTGTSGKYFTALHTDTTAEVTETLAVERAVEAVLAELNRQNWTSSRGGTEEDTPPLKGIARGLVVLPRGPGVLTHHITVHGTDPASGEPVVREIYIDAHAGYPVFQYSGIQTFGTPVTSAGKSRTAAGKPAASSVRQRTPVAEQGTGVKLDGTSVALEVEQDASSGLYVLRDRTRIPADEYTTKVLSTWDARGKLVGDVSGGWPDGIKEFGSPTPAFGAEATDAGAVDAHWAAGQVYDYFRDEHGRNSLDGHGTSINSLVGVTGYSGTYVNAFWDGQKMVYGIGDEEYRPLSAAVDVAGHEMTHGVIERSARLVYAGQSGAMNEAIADYFGNTIEAKVHGTSATDPDSGLVGERLCRTKAPRECALRDLNDGRTTTRSFIGFDFINDNGGVHQNSTIFGGALWDAREDLGPDLTDRIVYKALTEYLTPLDGFTEGRAAVLAAAKDLGVKSADQKTLQRAFTAHGIVPGWELAIGSDSDVLLGRINTTGTGPDAGGGWWAVSKSNEDGSEPYSVWAGRTDGKGQPKLISPNDGRYHDNPATDGKTVVWTAHGVDGVDLLARPLAGGPVKILWHGRSASGPVSVDGDVVAFDHANIGGRAAVSYLSLKDPQNIHNFGGGTYQRSHSSSANHGKVAYQSRNRVRGVTYALTTNVIDVATGVKTVVQQAPDETTLGPTAINGTRVFWLLEDWSGENDTIVLRSAALDGSGVVDLTPATGPDALYGRSVTASETAVTVGAYVPDDEIRNESLPKLYQFDANGSVDEPGTSKGRVSCNRGTQTWGAAVDGSQVVWLDSTTGTTNLVTRTRPTGRCD